The genomic DNA GGTGGTCGACTTCACCGCCGGTGCGCATCTGGTGGCCGGCATCCTGGCGGCTCTCTACCAACGCACCCGCACCGATCGTGGCCAACACGTCGAGGTGGCACTGCAGGACGCCATCATCCCGACGCTCACCTCCAACATCGCCGGCATGTTCAACCCCAATGGCCCAGCGCCCGAACGCACCGGTAACCGCCACGGCGGCATGGCCGTCGCGCCCTACAGTGCGTACCCGGCGAAAGACGGCTGGGTCACCGTCCTGTGCCCGACGGATGGGCATTGGCAGCGGCTGTGTGAACTCATGGCTGACCCGGAAGCCTCCGACCCGGCACTCGCAGATATGGCTGGACGCTGCCGGAACATGGACCAGGTCGACGCGATAGTGCAGCGGTGGACGGAACGGTTGACCAAAACCGACATCGTCGAATCGCTCAAAGTCGCGAACATTCCCGGCGCCCCTGTCGTCACGCTGCCGGAATTGATGGACGACCCGCATGTACGTGCCCGGGGTGTCCTGCGTCATGTCACCGACGACACCGGCGACTGGCTGACATTGGGCAGCCCGATCTTTCTCACCGAGTCCCAGATGGTCGAGCCGACACGCGCCGGACGGCTGGGACAACACACCGAATCGATTCTCGCCGAGGAACTCGGCATGTCCGACGACGCGATCGCTGACCTTCTCAGCGACGGCGTGATCTGACCGCGAAAGGGATGCAGATGGCAGTTACCGAGGAATTAGTGGACAAGGTTCGAGCGTGCGTGGGTGACGCCTCGGAAACGTCGACCGCGACGATCGACGCGCTGATGTCCCAGCGATACGCGCGGGCGATCGGGGAGACCAATCCTCTCTACGTTGATGTCGAATACGCTCGCTCCAAGGGCTACGCGAATGTGCTCGTTCCGCCGAATTTCCTTCCCTCGTACCTCGATTGGTCCGACGGAGGCGCCGAGAACGAGCTGCGCCCGGACGGCACGCCCCCCGGGGAGATGGAGTGGGTTCCGCTCGAGGGCGTGCGGCTGATGGGAGGCGGGGAGGAGATGATCTTCCACTCCCCACTCGTAGCCGGCACCGAAGTGGTGATGCACAGCGTGCTCGACAGCGCCGAATCTCGGGAATCGAAATCCGGACCGATGTTGATTCTGCACATCCGCAACAGCTACGTCACCTCCGATGGAGCACCCATCCTGACGTCGATCCGCACCGTCTTGGGGAGATGAGATGACCACGACCTACGAAACAACACAGCTTTTCGCCGACGATGTCGCGGTGGGCTACGAGCTCGACTCGCTGGTGCAGCGCCCGACGACCGTGCAGTTGTTCCGGTACTGCGCTGTCACGTGGAACAGCCACCGCATCCACTTCGACCGGGATTACGCGGCCACCGAAGGCTATCCCGACGTGCTCGTGCAGTCACACCTGCACGGTGCCTTCCTGACCAGCCTGTGCGACAGGTTCGCCGGCGCAGCCGGACGCATCGAACGGCTGTCATACTCCGTGCGCCGCTTCGCTATTCCCGGGGATACGCTGATTATCACTGGTGCGGTGTCGGGCGCTCGGCAGACCGCCGACGGCGCTGTCTTCTCGGTCGACATCCGCGAGGAGCGCCGCGCAGATGACACCGTCTGCGCCCAAGGCGAAGCCGAGATCTTCTTGCCAGCGCGGGCAGGCAGCATCGACTCTGCCACCGGGCGCGCATCGTGACCGAGATCCTGCGCATCGCGAACTGCTCCGGCTTCTACGGTGACCGGCTGTCGGCGGCCCGTGAAATGGTCGATGGTGGCGACATCGACGTGCTGACCGGTGACTACCTCGCCGAGCTGACCATGTTCATCCTGTCCAAAGCGCGCAACGCCGGCCGCCCCGGTTACGCCACCACCTTCCTCCGCCAGATGGAAGACGTACTCGGAACCTGCCTGGAACGTGGCATCCGAGTGGTATCCAACGCCGGCGGCCTGGACCCGGGCGGCCTTGCTCAGGCACTCGTCGATATCG from Mycobacterium sp. DL440 includes the following:
- a CDS encoding CaiB/BaiF CoA-transferase family protein: MTALDGVKVICVGQFYMAPYATMLMARLGADVIKIESPAGDPYRRLSTVDTTGMSIQFQFMNSGKKTMRLDLKDPRGQQVLRELASRADVLVQNLAPGAMERFGLGYEQLSALNPRLIMASGTGFGSFGPYAGEPAMDLTAQARSAVMSTTGYEDGPPTRTGPSVVDFTAGAHLVAGILAALYQRTRTDRGQHVEVALQDAIIPTLTSNIAGMFNPNGPAPERTGNRHGGMAVAPYSAYPAKDGWVTVLCPTDGHWQRLCELMADPEASDPALADMAGRCRNMDQVDAIVQRWTERLTKTDIVESLKVANIPGAPVVTLPELMDDPHVRARGVLRHVTDDTGDWLTLGSPIFLTESQMVEPTRAGRLGQHTESILAEELGMSDDAIADLLSDGVI
- a CDS encoding acyl dehydratase — its product is MTTTYETTQLFADDVAVGYELDSLVQRPTTVQLFRYCAVTWNSHRIHFDRDYAATEGYPDVLVQSHLHGAFLTSLCDRFAGAAGRIERLSYSVRRFAIPGDTLIITGAVSGARQTADGAVFSVDIREERRADDTVCAQGEAEIFLPARAGSIDSATGRAS
- a CDS encoding MaoC family dehydratase N-terminal domain-containing protein, whose product is MAVTEELVDKVRACVGDASETSTATIDALMSQRYARAIGETNPLYVDVEYARSKGYANVLVPPNFLPSYLDWSDGGAENELRPDGTPPGEMEWVPLEGVRLMGGGEEMIFHSPLVAGTEVVMHSVLDSAESRESKSGPMLILHIRNSYVTSDGAPILTSIRTVLGR